From one Thunnus maccoyii chromosome 6, fThuMac1.1, whole genome shotgun sequence genomic stretch:
- the LOC121898934 gene encoding complement C1q and tumor necrosis factor-related protein 9-like translates to MANEPGRGDSISPSGTTVAFTAKLSVSDSYPCHSGVLKFANVLINEGGGYSPDTGLFTCSVDGLYHFTVHVSVYGRGQCAIFKNGEKVVSLYHTSLPDKCSQVASMSSLIRLSKKDEVWVNIWGPGRNDIFATDDNDTVFAGVRLG, encoded by the exons ATGGCTAATGAACCTGGTCGAGGAGACAGCATCTCTCCAtcag GCACAACTGTTGCCTTCACAGCCAAGCTGAGCGTGAGTGACAGCTACCCCTGTCACTCTGGAGTCCTGAAGTTTGCCAATGTGCTGATCAATGAGGGAGGAGGCTACAGTCCTGACACAGGTCTCTTTACCTGTTCCGTGGATGGCCTCTATCACTtcactgtgcatgtgtctgtgtatggCCGTGGGCAGTGTGCTATATTCAAGAATGGAGAGAAAGTAGTGTCTCTGTATCATACCTCTCTACCTGATAAATGTAGCCAAGTGGCCAGTATGAGCAGTTTAATCAGACTGTCCAAAAAAGATGAGGTCTGGGTGAACATCTGGGGGCCTGGCAGAAATGATATCTTTGCAACTGATGATAATGACACTGTCTTTGCTGGGGTTCGTTTGGGTTAA
- the polr2i gene encoding DNA-directed RNA polymerase II subunit RPB9 has protein sequence MDLDTGTYEPGFVGIRFCQECNNMLYPKEDKENRILLYACRNCDYQQEADNSCIYVNKITHEVDELTQIIADVSQDPTLPRTEDHPCPKCGHKEAVFFQSHSMKAEDAMRLYYVCTAPHCGHRWTE, from the exons ATGGATTTGGACACTGGAACATACGAGCCGGGATTTGTTGGGATACGGTTTTGTCAAGAATG TAACAACATGTTATACCCTAAAGAAGACAAGGAGAACCGTATCCTGCTCTATGCG TGCAGGAATTGTGACTACCAACAAGAGGCAGACAACAGCTGCATCTACGTCAATAAGATCACCCACGAGGTTGA TGAGTTGACACAAATCATCGCAGATGTATCTCAGGATCCAACACTACCAAGGACAGAGGACCATCCCTGTCCCAA ATGTGGTCACAAGGAGGCAGTGTTTTTCCAGTCTCACAGTATGAAGGCTGAG GACGCTATGAGGCTGTACTACGTCTGCACGGCCCCTCACTGTGGACACAGATGGACAGAGTAA
- the pglyrp5 gene encoding peptidoglycan recognition protein 5 yields MDQKVMVISVLEWGAATPRNKETLRGPAQRVIIHHTALANCKDQKDCMDQLVSIQRMHMKERAFDNIGYNFLVGGDGTVYEGRGWGVVGAHTKGNNHDSLGIAFMGNFNYDTPSKEAISSVRQLLESGVCEGFLHPQFVLFGHRDLGNTECPGQKLYAALPQLRRST; encoded by the exons ATGGACCAAAAAG TGATGGTTATTTCAGTGCTGGAGTGGGGTGCAGCCACCCCTCGAAACAAGGAGACTTTGAGAGGCCCTGCCCAGAGAGTTATTATACACCACACTGCTCTTGCAAACTGCAAGGACCAGAAGGACTGCATGGACCAACTTGTCAGCATTCAGAGAATGCATATGAAAGAAAGGGCCTTCGACAACATCGGATATAA ttttcttgttGGAGGAGATGGGACGGTGTACGAGGGCCGTGGCTGGGGCGTGGTAGGAGCACATACTAAAGGCAACAATCATGACTCATTGGGGATCGCCTTCATGGGAAATTTCAACT atGACACGCCAAGCAAAGAGGCAATTTCGTCAGTCAGACAGCTGCTGGAGTCTGGAGTTTGCGAGGGCTTCTTACACCCACAGTTTGTCCTGTTTGGACACAGAGATTTGGGCAACACAGAATGTCCAGGACAGAAACTTTATGCTGCACTACCACAACTTAGGAGAAGCACATAA
- the foxg1c gene encoding forkhead box protein G1c, which produces MENLKTSNPLFHKSSFSISSLLLRRDGVRSDQESPSQSQKLRSAHPEKSSRDGKFDSDKKCDNSKQCTEAETKPVAANGKPEGNKGESKKGSGAEDSVKPEKPPFSYNALIMMAIRQSPERRLTLNGIYEFIMENFPYYRQNRQGWQNSIRHNLSLNKCFVKVPRHYDDPGKGNYWMLDPCSEDVFIGGTSGKLRRRATAGSKAKLALKRGGGRLMSSSTATSVTLAATGSFYWPVPQFLPLQTPVRAHLGAGNYLSAHPRFSNHAASVVSQRSRLSATSGADADRFVQTHQEMSYIGVSCAQSRRHQIGTACTAFSTSIPACTLPLSDPCSFNMISGQASYFYSHQLPCAATLSPCQEECATKTSPGLFFSKSGHSDLGGCCNDFPNYCPQVSSSPPLSWNIEKIA; this is translated from the coding sequence ATGGAGAATTTGAAAACTTCAAATCCTTTGTTCCACAAGTCCTCGTTCAGCATCAGCAGCCTGTTGTTGAGACGAGACGGGGTGAGGAGTGACCAGGAGTCTCCTTCCCAGTCCCAGAAACTGCGCTCCGCTCATCCAGAGAAATCCAGCCGAGACGGAAAGTTTGACAGTGACAAGAAATGCGACAACTCAAAACAGTGCACAGAGGCAGAAACCAAACCGGTGGCTGCAAATGGAAAACCAGAAGGAAATAAGGGAGAATCAAAGAAAGGCAGCGGAGCAGAAGACAGCGTTAAACCTGAGAAACCTCCTTTCAGTTACAACGCGCTCATCATGATGGCGATCCGCCAAAGCCCGGAACGACGGCTCACACTCAACGGCATCTATGAGTTTATCATGGAAAACTTTCCATACTACCGACAAAACAGACAAGGATGGCAAAACTCAATCAGGCACAACCTGAGTCTGAATAAGTGCTTCGTTAAAGTGCCGCGCCACTATGATGACCCGGGTAAAGGTAACTATTGGATGCTGGACCCCTGCAGTGAGGATGTCTTCATAGGTGGCACATCAGGGAAACTCCGGCGCAGGGCCACAGCTGGCTCCAAGGCCAAACTTGCACTAAAACGTGGAGGGGGTCGTCTGATGTCCTCCAGCACTGCGACCAGTGTGACCTTAGCCGCAACGGGCTCGTTTTACTGGCCGGTACCGCAGTTTCTACCTCTCCAAACGCCAGTGCGCGCCCACCTTGGCGCAGGAAATTACCTGAGTGCTCATCCCCGCTTCTCCAACCACGCCGCATCGGTTGTTTCACAGCGGTCCCGGCTGAGCGCAACAAGTGGTGCAGATGCCGACCGGTTCGTGCAGACTCACCAGGAGATGTCTTACATTGGAGTCAGCTGCGCGCAATCCCGTCGCCATCAGATAGGCACCGCCTGCACCGCCTTCTCCACATCCATCCCTGCGTGCACCTTGCCGCTGTCGGATCCCTGCTCTTTTAACATGATCTCCGGACAAGCCAGCTACTTTTACTCGCACCAACTACCCTGCGCCGCAACGCTTAGTCCGTGCCAAGAGGAGTGCGCAACGAAGACGTCTCCGGGACTATTTTTTTCCAAGAGCGGTCACTCAGACCTCGGAGGATGCTGTAATGACTTTCCAAATTACTGCCCCCAAGTCAGTTCAAGCCCTCCCTTGTCTTGGAACATAGAAAAAATAGCCTAA
- the snrpd2 gene encoding small nuclear ribonucleoprotein Sm D2: MSLLTKPKSEMTPEELQKREEEEFNTGPLSVLTQSVKNNTQVLINCRNNKKLLGRVKAFDRHCNMVLENVKEMWTEVPKSGKGKKKSKPVNKDRYISKMFLRGDSVIVVLRNPLITGK; the protein is encoded by the exons AT GAGTCTGTTAACAAAGCCCAAGTCAGAGATGACCCCCGAGGAGCTCCAGAAACGCGAAGAGGAGGAATTTAACACTGGCCCCCTGTCTGTGCTCACGCAGTCAGTCAAGAACAACACACAGGTCCTCATTAACTGTCGCAACAACAAGAAGCTGCTCGGAAGAGTCAAGGCTTTTGACAG GCATTGCAACATGGTGTTGGAGAATGTGAAGGAGATGTGGACAGAAGTTCCCAAGAGCGGGAAGGGAAAGAAGAAGTCTAAGCCAGTGAATAAGGATCGCTACATTTCTAAAATGTTCCTCAGGGGAGATTCTGTCATCGTTGTGCTGAGAAATCCTCTGATCACTGGAAAATGA